From one Mytilus edulis chromosome 1, xbMytEdul2.2, whole genome shotgun sequence genomic stretch:
- the LOC139493117 gene encoding E3 ubiquitin-protein ligase TRIM56-like, which translates to MSGAVANPDSPPGDIVCDVCNNVFQKPRMLPCLHSMCFDCLQRILDTNKTADTIECSTCEETIEISAHDAREFPSNEYLITVIDVYFSRHGGDKQCAICDLRSKKIQAKFKCVDCEDFLCEACGGAHSSTRMTIEHSVLSLDELARGSHDDIIREKRMMHCQHHEKEVLDHYCKSCNRLVCRECRLNDHFDHSAVPVSDVDESKRGKISEIISRLDIKIKDLFDADVESETVVRELDKSEQTAIDEVEHTTKQLQERIEKEKTDLIDTVKKHVTTEKERINGQKDGINQRHALLTYGSEFCSRVTENGKEAEVIYMEPELSGRLRYLDRLPQPNTTIRCQFPEVKLRNLYGNVNNIKFFEFTPGTTSTVASILPPSVEESDIPKVLSLNLKRRINVFLSDDETSPKITGLCVIKNEIYVSDYANRKIKIFSLKGEHIDTLQNIAAFSITGFDDVIAVSDHFAVTILSKDESIKYRVDLQSTSASYPLTTMHGNTFVVANSKNHIYMVYDKHGTNVENHKMARSTRKSFSRAVTYLTTTSNGDIVASDWGTNAVVVMGTNGKVKFEYTAKPLSYTKDWSPGGVCVDIHDNIFLVDQRQGNVTVLNPTGKVVHRHNTKKDGLERPVNIATDHNSYIYVSGKGGLIHAYLTEYI; encoded by the coding sequence ATGTCTGGGGCAGTAGCAAATCCAGATTCTCCACCCGGAGATATTGTCTGCgatgtatgtaacaatgttttccaAAAACCACGGATGCTACCATGTCTTCATTCCATGTGTTTTGATTGTCTACAGAGAATACTAGACACGAACAAAACTGCCGATACGATCGAATGTTCCACTTGTGAAGAGACAATCGAGATATCAGCCCATGATGCTAGAGAATTTCCATCCAACGAATATCTTATTACAGTTATTGATGTATATTTTTCCAGACATGGAGGGGATAAACAATGTGCCATTTGTGAtttacgaagcaagaaaatacAAGCTAAGTTTAAATGCGTTGACTGCGAAGATTTTCTTTGCGAGGCATGTGGTGGCGCTCATTCATCGACAAGAATGACTATTGAACATAGCGTATTATCGTTAGATGAGTTAGCACGTGGTTCTCATGACGATATAATCCGCGAGAAAAGAATGATGCATTGCCAGCATCACGAGAAGGAAGTTCTTGATCATTACTGTAAAAGCTGTAACAGGCTTGTTTGTCGGGAATGTCGACTCAATGATCACTTTGATCACTCTGCTGTACCAGTTTCGGATGTGGACGAATCTAAGCGTGGGAAAATTTCGGAAATAATTTCAAGGTTggatataaaaattaaagatctATTTGATGCTGATGTTGAATCAGAGACTGTTGTTCGCGAACTCGATAAATCAGAACAAACGGCGATCGATGAAGTAGAACATACAACTAAACAGTTACAAGAGAGAATAGAAAAAGAGAAGACGGACCTGATAGATACTGTAAAGAAACACGTGACCACAGAAAAAGAACGGATAAATGGTCAAAAGGATGGTATAAATCAGCGCCATGCTCTTTTAACATATGGCAGCGAGTTTTGTTCTAGAGTTACTGAAAATGGCAAAGAAGCGGAAGTTATATACATGGAACCAGAGCTCTCAGGAAGGCTGCGATATTTGGATAGATTGCCACAGCCAAATACAACTATACGATGTCAATTTCCTGAGGTCAAGTTACGAAATCTATATGGTAATGTTAATAACATAAAGTTCTTTGAATTTACTCCCGGTACAACGAGTACAGTGGCATCAATTCTTCCGCCAAGTGTTGAGGAATCAGATATTCCGAAAGTTCTGTCTTTGAATCTTAAACGACGGATAAATGTCTTTTTATCAGACGATGAAACATCTCCAAAAATAACAGGACTTTGCGTGATCAAAAATGAGATTTATGTTAGCGATTATGCCAATaggaaaataaagatattttcatTGAAAGGAGAGCACATTGACACATTGCAAAACATTGCCGCTTTTAGTATTACTGGTTTTGATGATGTTATTGCTGTTAGCGATCACTTTGCTGTAACTATACTTTCCAAAGATGAATCGATAAAGTATAGAGTTGATCTCCAAAGCACAAGTGCATCGTATCCTCTGACCACAATGCATGGTAACACCTTTGTTGTCGCCAACAGCAAGAATCATATCTACATGGTTTATGACAAGCATGGAACTAACGTAGAAAATCATAAAATGGCGCGATCTACTAGAAAATCTTTCAGCCGCGCGGTAACGTATTTGACTACTACGAGTAACGGTGACATTGTTGCTTCAGATTGGGGTACCAATGCCGTTGTTGTCATGGGAACGAATGGTAAAGTCAAATTTGAATATACCGCCAAACCCTTAAGTTATACTAAAGATTGGTCGCCTGGTGGTGTTTGCGTCGACATACACGACAACATATTTTTAGTTGACCAAAGGCAAGGAAATGTTACAGTCTTAAACCCAACCGGCAAAGTGGTACATCGACACAACACGAAGAAAGATGGACTTGAGCGACCAGTGAATATCGCTACAGATCATAATAGTTACATATATGTTTCTGGTAAAGGGGGTCTGATTCATGCGTATCTTACAGAATATATTTAA